In Sciurus carolinensis chromosome 13, mSciCar1.2, whole genome shotgun sequence, a genomic segment contains:
- the Dctn1 gene encoding dynactin subunit 1 isoform X6 — protein sequence MAQSKRHVYNRTSSGSRMSAEASARPLRVGSRVEVIGKGHRGTVAYVGATLFATGKWVGVILDEAKGKNDGTVQGRKYFTCDEGHGIFVRQSQIQVFEDGADTTSPETPDSSASKFLKREGADTAAKTSKLTTTRRPKPTRPASTGVTGASSSLGPSGSASAGELSSSEPSTPAQTPLAAPIIPTPALTSPGAAPPLPSPSKEEEGLRAQVRDLEEKLETLRLKRAEDKAKLKELEKHKIQLEQVQEWKSKMQEQQADLQRRLKEARKEAKEALEAKERYMEEMADTADAIEMATLDKEMAEERAESLQQEVEALKERVDELTTDLEILKAEIEEKGSDGAASSYQLKQLEEQNARLKDALVRMRDLSSSEKQEHVKLQKLMEKKNQELEIVRQQRERLQEELSQAESTIDELKEQVDAALGAEEMVEMLTDRNLNLEEKVRELRETVGDLEAMNEMNDELQENARETELELREQLDMAGARVREAQKRVEAAQETVADYQQTIKKYRQLTAHLQDVNRELTNQQEASVERQQQPPPETFDFKIKFAETKAHAKAIEMELRQMEVAQANRHMSLLTAFMPDSFLRPGGDHDCVLVLLLMPRLICKAELIRKQAQEKFELSENCSERPGLRGAAGEQLSFAAGLVYSLSLLQATLHRYEHALSQCNVDVYKKVGSLYPEMSAHERSLDFLIELLHKDQLDETVNVEPLTKAIKYYQHLYSIHLAEQPEDSTMQLADHIKFTQSALDCMSVEVGRLRAFLQGGQEATDIALLLRDLETSCSDIRQFCKKIRRRMPGTDAPGIPAALAFGPQVSDILLDCRKHLTWVVAVLQEVAAAAAQLIAPLAENEGLPVAALEELAFKASEQIYGSPSSSPYECLRQSCNILISTMNKLATAMQEGEYDAERPPSKPPPVELRAAALRAEITDAEGLGLKLEDRETVIKELKKSLKIKGEELSEANVRLSLLEKKLDSAAKDADERIEKVQTRLEETQALLRKKEKEFEETMDALQADIDQLEAEKAELKQRLNSQSKRTIEGLRGPPSSGIATLVSGIAGEEQQRGGISGQAPGSLPGPGLVKDSPLLLQQISAMRLHISQLQHENSILKGAQMKASLAALPPLHVAKISLLPHEGPGSEIAAGALYRKISQLLETLNQLSTCTHVVDITRTNPAAKSPSAQLLEQVAQLKSLSDTIEKLKDEVLKETVSQRPGATVPTDFATFPSTAFLRAKEEQQDDTVYMGKVTFSCAPGLGQQHRLVLTQEQLHQLHSRLIS from the exons ATGGCCCAGAGCAAGAGGCACGTGTATAACCGG ACTTCCAGTGGCAGCAGGATGAGTGCAGAGGCAAGTGCCCGGCCTCTGCGGGTAGGTTCCCGTGTGGAGGTGATTGGAAAAGGCCACCGAGGCACTGTGGCCTATGTTGGAGCCACACTCTTTGCCACTGGCAAGTGGGTAGGCGTTATCCTGGATGAAGCAAAGGGCAAAAATGATGGAACTGTCCAAGGCAGGAAGTATTTCACTTGTGATGAAGGGCATGGCATCTTTGTGCGCCAATCCCAG ATCCAGGTGTTTGAAGATGGAGCAGATACTACTTCCCCAGAGACACCTGACTCTTCTGCATCAAAATTCCTCAAAAGAG AGGGAGCTGATACAGCTGCAAAGACTAGCAAACTG ACCACAACTCGGCGGCCCAAG CCCACTCGCCCAGCCAGTACTGGGGTGACTGGGGCCAGTAGCTCTTTGGGCCCCTCTGGCTCAGCATCAGCAGGTGAACTGAGCAGCAGTGAGCCCAGCACCCCAGCTCAGACTCCGCTGGCAGCACCCATCATCCCCACACCAGCCCTCACCTCTCCTGGAGCAGCTCCCCCACTTCCTTCCCCATCCAAG gaggaagagggatTGAGGGCCCAGGTACGGGACCTGGAGGAGAAACTGGAGACCCTGCGACTAAAACGGGCAGAAGACAAGGCAAAGCTGAAAGAACTGGAGAAACATAAGATCCAGCTGGAGCAGGTGCAGGAATGGAAGAGCAAAATGCAGGAGCAGCAGGCAGACTTGCAGCGTCGCCTCAAGGAGGCGCGGAAG GAAGCCAAGGAGGCATTGGAAGCAAAGGAACGCTACATGGAGGAGATGGCCGACACTGCTGATGCCATCGAGATGGCCACTCTGGACAAGGAAATGGCTGAAGAACGGGCTGAATCTCTGCAGCAGGAGGTCGAGGCACTGAAAGAGCGTGTGGATGAGCTCACCACCGACTTGGAGATACTAAAGGCTGAGATTGAAGAGAAAG GCTCAGATGGGGCTGCATCCAGTTACCAGCTCAAACAGCTTGAGGAACAAAATGCCCGCCTAAAGGATGCCCTGGTGAG GATGCGGGATCTTTCTTCCTCAGAGAAGCAGGAACATGTGAAGCTCCAGAAgctcatggaaaagaaaaatcaagagctAGAGATTGTGAGGCAACAGCGAGAGCGCCTGCAGGAGGAACTGAGCCAGGCAGAGAGCACCATTGATGAACTCAAGGAGCAG GTGGATGCTGCTCTAGGTGCTGAGGAGATGGTGGAGATGCTGACTGACCGGAACTTGAATCTGGAAGAGAAAGTGCGGGAGTTGAGGGAGACTGTGGGGGACTTG GAAGCCATGAATGAGATGAATGATGAGCTCCAGGAGAATGCACGAGAGACAGAACTAGAGCTGCGGGAGCAGCTGGACATGGCTGGTGCCCGGGTACGTGAGGCCCAGAAGCGTGTAGAGGCAGCCCAGGAAACAGTTGCAGACTACCAACAAACCATCAAAAAATATCGCCAGCTGACTGCCCACCTACAG GATGTAAATCGGGAACTAACAAACCAACAGGAAGCTTCTGTGGAGAGACAGCAGCAGCCACCTCCAGAGACTTTTGACTTCAAAATCAAGTTTGCTGAGACTAAAGCCCATGCCAAG GCAATTGAAATGGAGTTGAGACAGATGGAGGTTGCCCAGGCCAACCGGCACATGTCTCTGCTGACAGCCTTCATGCCTGACAGTTTCCTTCGGCCAGGTGGGGACCATGACTGTGTCCTGGTGCTGCTGCTCATGCCTCGTCTCATTTGTAAG GCAGAGCTGATCCGGAAGCAGGCCCAGGAGAAGTTTGAACTAAGTGAGAATTGTTCAGAGCGGCCTGGGCTTCGAGGAGCTGCAGGCGAGCAACTCAGCTTTGCTGCTGGGCTCGTTTATTCTCTCAGTCTACTGCAGGCTACACTACACCGCTATGAGCA TGCCCTCTCTCAGTGCAACGTGGACGTATATAAGAAGGTGGGCAGCCTCTATCCTGAGATGAGTGCCCATGAGCGCTCCCTAGATTTCCTCATTGAACTGCTGCACAAGGATCAGCTGGATGAAACTGTCAATGTGGAGCCTCTCACAAAGGCCATCAAGTACTACCAG CACCTGTACAGTATCCATCTTGCCGAACAGCCTGAGGACAGTACCATGCAACTGGCTGACCACATTAAG TTTACCCAGAGTGCCCTGGACTGCATGAGTGTGGAGGTGGGGCGACTGCGTGCCTTCTTGCAG GGTGGGCAGGAGGCTACAGATATTGCCCTTTTGCTCCGGGATCTGGAAACATCATGCAGTGATATCCGTCAATTCTGCAAGAAGATTCGAAGGCGTATGCCAGGAACGGATGCTCCTGGGATCCCAGCAGCACTGGCCTTTGGACCACAG GTATCTGACATACTCCTAGACTGCAGGAAACACTTGACGTGGGTGGTGGCTGTACTACAGGAAGTGGCAGCTGCTGCTGCCCAACTCATTGCCCCACTGGCAGAAAATGAGGGACTGCCTGTGGCTGCACTGGAGGAGCTGGCTTTCAAAGCAAGCGAGCAG ATCTACGGGAGCCCCTCCAGCAGCCCCTATGAGTGTCTGCGCCAGTCCTGTAACATCCTCATCAGCACCATGAACAAGCTGGCCACCGCCATGCAGGAGGGGGAGTATGACGCAGAGCGGCCCCCCAGCAAG CCTCCTCCAGTTGAGCTGCGGGCTGCAGCCCTTCGTGCAGAGATCACAGATGCTGAAGGCCTGGGTTTGAAACTTGAAGATCGAGAGACAGTTATCAAAGAATTGAAGAAATCACTCAAGATAAAG GGAGAAGAACTGAGTGAGGCCAATGTGCGACTGAGTCTCCTGGAGAAGAAGTTGGACAGTGCTGCCAAGGATGCGGATGAGCGCATTGAAAAAGTCCAGACTCGGCTGGAGGAGACCCAGGCACTGCTACGGAAGAAGGAGAA AGAGTTTGAGGAAACGATGGACGCACTCCAGGCTGACATCGACCAGCTGGAGGCAGAGAAGGCAGAGCTAAAGCAGCGGCTGAATAGCCAGTCTAAGCGCACAATTGAGGGGCTCCGAGGGCCCCCTTCCTCAGGCATTGCTACCCTGGTCTCTGGTATTGCTGGTG AAGAACAGCAGCGAG GGGGCATTTCTGGGCAGGCTCCAGGGTCCTTGCCAGGCCCGGGGCTGGTGAAGGACTCACCCCTACTGCTTCAGCAGATCTCTGCCATGAGACTGCACATTTCTCAACTTCAGCATGAGAACAGCATCCTCAAG GGAGCACAGATGAAGGCATCcttggcagccctgccccctctgcaTGTTGCAAAGATTTCCCTCCTACCCCATGAGGGCCCTGGCAGTGAGATAGCAGCTGGTGCACTGTACCGTAAGATCAGCCAGCTGCTGGAGACATTAAATCAGCTGAGCACGTGCACTCATGTAGTAGATATCACTCGCACCAATCCTG CTGCCAAGAGCCCATCAGCCCAGCTTCTGGAGCAAGTGGCTCAGCTCAAGTCCCTGAGTGACACCATTGAGAAACTCAAG GATGAGGTCCTCAAGGAGACGGTATCTCAGCGCCCTGGAGCCACAGTCCCCACTGACTTTGCCACCTTCCCTTCAACAGCTTTCCTCAGG GCTAAGGAAGAACAGCAAGATGACACAGTCTACATGGGCAAAGTGACCTTCTCGTGTGCACCTGGCCTTGGACAGCAACACCGGCTGGTGCTGACCCAGGAGCAGCTGCACCAGCTTCACAGTCGCCTCATCTCCTAA
- the Dctn1 gene encoding dynactin subunit 1 isoform X4 produces the protein MAQSKRHVYNRTSSGSRMSAEASARPLRVGSRVEVIGKGHRGTVAYVGATLFATGKWVGVILDEAKGKNDGTVQGRKYFTCDEGHGIFVRQSQIQVFEDGADTTSPETPDSSASKFLKREGADTAAKTSKLAPTARKTTTRRPKPTRPASTGVTGASSSLGPSGSASAGELSSSEPSTPAQTPLAAPIIPTPALTSPGAAPPLPSPSKEEEGLRAQVRDLEEKLETLRLKRAEDKAKLKELEKHKIQLEQVQEWKSKMQEQQADLQRRLKEARKEAKEALEAKERYMEEMADTADAIEMATLDKEMAEERAESLQQEVEALKERVDELTTDLEILKAEIEEKGSDGAASSYQLKQLEEQNARLKDALVRMRDLSSSEKQEHVKLQKLMEKKNQELEIVRQQRERLQEELSQAESTIDELKEQVDAALGAEEMVEMLTDRNLNLEEKVRELRETVGDLEAMNEMNDELQENARETELELREQLDMAGARVREAQKRVEAAQETVADYQQTIKKYRQLTAHLQDVNRELTNQQEASVERQQQPPPETFDFKIKFAETKAHAKAIEMELRQMEVAQANRHMSLLTAFMPDSFLRPGGDHDCVLVLLLMPRLICKAELIRKQAQEKFELSENCSERPGLRGAAGEQLSFAAGLVYSLSLLQATLHRYEHALSQCNVDVYKKVGSLYPEMSAHERSLDFLIELLHKDQLDETVNVEPLTKAIKYYQHLYSIHLAEQPEDSTMQLADHIKFTQSALDCMSVEVGRLRAFLQGGQEATDIALLLRDLETSCSDIRQFCKKIRRRMPGTDAPGIPAALAFGPQVSDILLDCRKHLTWVVAVLQEVAAAAAQLIAPLAENEGLPVAALEELAFKASEQIYGSPSSSPYECLRQSCNILISTMNKLATAMQEGEYDAERPPSKPPPVELRAAALRAEITDAEGLGLKLEDRETVIKELKKSLKIKGEELSEANVRLSLLEKKLDSAAKDADERIEKVQTRLEETQALLRKKEKEFEETMDALQADIDQLEAEKAELKQRLNSQSKRTIEGLRGPPSSGIATLVSGIAGEEQQRGGISGQAPGSLPGPGLVKDSPLLLQQISAMRLHISQLQHENSILKGAQMKASLAALPPLHVAKISLLPHEGPGSEIAAGALYRKISQLLETLNQLSTCTHVVDITRTNPAAKSPSAQLLEQVAQLKSLSDTIEKLKDEVLKETVSQRPGATVPTDFATFPSTAFLRAKEEQQDDTVYMGKVTFSCAPGLGQQHRLVLTQEQLHQLHSRLIS, from the exons ATGGCCCAGAGCAAGAGGCACGTGTATAACCGG ACTTCCAGTGGCAGCAGGATGAGTGCAGAGGCAAGTGCCCGGCCTCTGCGGGTAGGTTCCCGTGTGGAGGTGATTGGAAAAGGCCACCGAGGCACTGTGGCCTATGTTGGAGCCACACTCTTTGCCACTGGCAAGTGGGTAGGCGTTATCCTGGATGAAGCAAAGGGCAAAAATGATGGAACTGTCCAAGGCAGGAAGTATTTCACTTGTGATGAAGGGCATGGCATCTTTGTGCGCCAATCCCAG ATCCAGGTGTTTGAAGATGGAGCAGATACTACTTCCCCAGAGACACCTGACTCTTCTGCATCAAAATTCCTCAAAAGAG AGGGAGCTGATACAGCTGCAAAGACTAGCAAACTG GCACCGACAGCCCGAAAG ACCACAACTCGGCGGCCCAAG CCCACTCGCCCAGCCAGTACTGGGGTGACTGGGGCCAGTAGCTCTTTGGGCCCCTCTGGCTCAGCATCAGCAGGTGAACTGAGCAGCAGTGAGCCCAGCACCCCAGCTCAGACTCCGCTGGCAGCACCCATCATCCCCACACCAGCCCTCACCTCTCCTGGAGCAGCTCCCCCACTTCCTTCCCCATCCAAG gaggaagagggatTGAGGGCCCAGGTACGGGACCTGGAGGAGAAACTGGAGACCCTGCGACTAAAACGGGCAGAAGACAAGGCAAAGCTGAAAGAACTGGAGAAACATAAGATCCAGCTGGAGCAGGTGCAGGAATGGAAGAGCAAAATGCAGGAGCAGCAGGCAGACTTGCAGCGTCGCCTCAAGGAGGCGCGGAAG GAAGCCAAGGAGGCATTGGAAGCAAAGGAACGCTACATGGAGGAGATGGCCGACACTGCTGATGCCATCGAGATGGCCACTCTGGACAAGGAAATGGCTGAAGAACGGGCTGAATCTCTGCAGCAGGAGGTCGAGGCACTGAAAGAGCGTGTGGATGAGCTCACCACCGACTTGGAGATACTAAAGGCTGAGATTGAAGAGAAAG GCTCAGATGGGGCTGCATCCAGTTACCAGCTCAAACAGCTTGAGGAACAAAATGCCCGCCTAAAGGATGCCCTGGTGAG GATGCGGGATCTTTCTTCCTCAGAGAAGCAGGAACATGTGAAGCTCCAGAAgctcatggaaaagaaaaatcaagagctAGAGATTGTGAGGCAACAGCGAGAGCGCCTGCAGGAGGAACTGAGCCAGGCAGAGAGCACCATTGATGAACTCAAGGAGCAG GTGGATGCTGCTCTAGGTGCTGAGGAGATGGTGGAGATGCTGACTGACCGGAACTTGAATCTGGAAGAGAAAGTGCGGGAGTTGAGGGAGACTGTGGGGGACTTG GAAGCCATGAATGAGATGAATGATGAGCTCCAGGAGAATGCACGAGAGACAGAACTAGAGCTGCGGGAGCAGCTGGACATGGCTGGTGCCCGGGTACGTGAGGCCCAGAAGCGTGTAGAGGCAGCCCAGGAAACAGTTGCAGACTACCAACAAACCATCAAAAAATATCGCCAGCTGACTGCCCACCTACAG GATGTAAATCGGGAACTAACAAACCAACAGGAAGCTTCTGTGGAGAGACAGCAGCAGCCACCTCCAGAGACTTTTGACTTCAAAATCAAGTTTGCTGAGACTAAAGCCCATGCCAAG GCAATTGAAATGGAGTTGAGACAGATGGAGGTTGCCCAGGCCAACCGGCACATGTCTCTGCTGACAGCCTTCATGCCTGACAGTTTCCTTCGGCCAGGTGGGGACCATGACTGTGTCCTGGTGCTGCTGCTCATGCCTCGTCTCATTTGTAAG GCAGAGCTGATCCGGAAGCAGGCCCAGGAGAAGTTTGAACTAAGTGAGAATTGTTCAGAGCGGCCTGGGCTTCGAGGAGCTGCAGGCGAGCAACTCAGCTTTGCTGCTGGGCTCGTTTATTCTCTCAGTCTACTGCAGGCTACACTACACCGCTATGAGCA TGCCCTCTCTCAGTGCAACGTGGACGTATATAAGAAGGTGGGCAGCCTCTATCCTGAGATGAGTGCCCATGAGCGCTCCCTAGATTTCCTCATTGAACTGCTGCACAAGGATCAGCTGGATGAAACTGTCAATGTGGAGCCTCTCACAAAGGCCATCAAGTACTACCAG CACCTGTACAGTATCCATCTTGCCGAACAGCCTGAGGACAGTACCATGCAACTGGCTGACCACATTAAG TTTACCCAGAGTGCCCTGGACTGCATGAGTGTGGAGGTGGGGCGACTGCGTGCCTTCTTGCAG GGTGGGCAGGAGGCTACAGATATTGCCCTTTTGCTCCGGGATCTGGAAACATCATGCAGTGATATCCGTCAATTCTGCAAGAAGATTCGAAGGCGTATGCCAGGAACGGATGCTCCTGGGATCCCAGCAGCACTGGCCTTTGGACCACAG GTATCTGACATACTCCTAGACTGCAGGAAACACTTGACGTGGGTGGTGGCTGTACTACAGGAAGTGGCAGCTGCTGCTGCCCAACTCATTGCCCCACTGGCAGAAAATGAGGGACTGCCTGTGGCTGCACTGGAGGAGCTGGCTTTCAAAGCAAGCGAGCAG ATCTACGGGAGCCCCTCCAGCAGCCCCTATGAGTGTCTGCGCCAGTCCTGTAACATCCTCATCAGCACCATGAACAAGCTGGCCACCGCCATGCAGGAGGGGGAGTATGACGCAGAGCGGCCCCCCAGCAAG CCTCCTCCAGTTGAGCTGCGGGCTGCAGCCCTTCGTGCAGAGATCACAGATGCTGAAGGCCTGGGTTTGAAACTTGAAGATCGAGAGACAGTTATCAAAGAATTGAAGAAATCACTCAAGATAAAG GGAGAAGAACTGAGTGAGGCCAATGTGCGACTGAGTCTCCTGGAGAAGAAGTTGGACAGTGCTGCCAAGGATGCGGATGAGCGCATTGAAAAAGTCCAGACTCGGCTGGAGGAGACCCAGGCACTGCTACGGAAGAAGGAGAA AGAGTTTGAGGAAACGATGGACGCACTCCAGGCTGACATCGACCAGCTGGAGGCAGAGAAGGCAGAGCTAAAGCAGCGGCTGAATAGCCAGTCTAAGCGCACAATTGAGGGGCTCCGAGGGCCCCCTTCCTCAGGCATTGCTACCCTGGTCTCTGGTATTGCTGGTG AAGAACAGCAGCGAG GGGGCATTTCTGGGCAGGCTCCAGGGTCCTTGCCAGGCCCGGGGCTGGTGAAGGACTCACCCCTACTGCTTCAGCAGATCTCTGCCATGAGACTGCACATTTCTCAACTTCAGCATGAGAACAGCATCCTCAAG GGAGCACAGATGAAGGCATCcttggcagccctgccccctctgcaTGTTGCAAAGATTTCCCTCCTACCCCATGAGGGCCCTGGCAGTGAGATAGCAGCTGGTGCACTGTACCGTAAGATCAGCCAGCTGCTGGAGACATTAAATCAGCTGAGCACGTGCACTCATGTAGTAGATATCACTCGCACCAATCCTG CTGCCAAGAGCCCATCAGCCCAGCTTCTGGAGCAAGTGGCTCAGCTCAAGTCCCTGAGTGACACCATTGAGAAACTCAAG GATGAGGTCCTCAAGGAGACGGTATCTCAGCGCCCTGGAGCCACAGTCCCCACTGACTTTGCCACCTTCCCTTCAACAGCTTTCCTCAGG GCTAAGGAAGAACAGCAAGATGACACAGTCTACATGGGCAAAGTGACCTTCTCGTGTGCACCTGGCCTTGGACAGCAACACCGGCTGGTGCTGACCCAGGAGCAGCTGCACCAGCTTCACAGTCGCCTCATCTCCTAA